One part of the Mytilus trossulus isolate FHL-02 chromosome 11, PNRI_Mtr1.1.1.hap1, whole genome shotgun sequence genome encodes these proteins:
- the LOC134691578 gene encoding uncharacterized protein LOC134691578 yields MAMSVEVKGEKLKEDFDDLLTCTICLEIFKAPKYLPCLHTFCKSCINTYIVSTVKDNNPSGFKCPVCRRSVPIDDEQPETWANNLPGNHFIVSLIDKRELQKPDKLCDTCDQDKQKAISFCTICEEAYCESCRKAHTIYKMLKSHKLVPIKDINADTSVSGLYAHVTCKEHPDKTIEVYCQDHSKPCCTVCATVHHRKCEQVVTIDKAVAGIKESEKARNLMTKLTETSNTLGKVLQNLKTNKENFENGTETVLQEILTLREKVCKHLNALEQKLRDEANSGRKENVIKLDEEMTYFSSQKNTIDNWKTLFEACLSQGSEIQCLVKMDEILNNLSQTEKDISKLLQEIRAISVKFEHKDIISDITSLGSLIFDEQRHSAYNIPGRKIANFHTGKIRVAFTIDVTISAVSGIFLNNDIILTHYCQKKIVYYDNKGQQQEQLQVPHNLTDITKVDGQTVAVSSNENKIVVINVKPLCISKILNISNPVWGISFCENEYVTANGQLISWLNAENGTVVRSQQTTVDTRHVYCYTKNDYIYWDSGNSIKRESNEGKGFTYNHSLLQRPYFQDVDSDGNIYTTGYGSRNIHQLTSTGKLVRIIPISDIDNTITASPWVIRFQPNSNRFLLTFDGSASKVLVCEID; encoded by the coding sequence ATGGCGATGTCGGTGGAGGTGAAAGGAGAAAAGTTAAAAGAAGATTTTGATGATCTGCTAACTTGTACAATCTGTTTGGAGATCTTCAAAGCACCTAAGTATCTGCCGTGTCTGCATACGTTTTGTAAGTCGTgtattaatacatatattgtttcAACCGTGAAAGACAATAACCCAAGTGGATTTAAATGTCCCGTATGTCGTCGGTCTGTGCCAATAGATGATGAGCAGCCTGAAACGTGGGCTAATAATTTACCCGGGAACCATTTTATCGTATCACTCATAGATAAAAGGGAATTACAGAAACCCGATAAGCTATGTGATACTTGTGATCAGGACAAACAGAAAGCTATTTCATTCTGTACTATTTGTGAAGAAGCATACTGTGAATCGTGCAGAAAGGCCCAcacaatttacaaaatgttgaaaagtCATAAATTAGTACCCATTAAAGATATCAATGCAGACACTTCCGTTTCCGGTCTATATGCGCATGTCACTTGTAAAGAACATCCCGACAAGACAATAGAAGTGTACTGTCAGGATCATTCAAAACCGTGTTGTACAGTTTGTGCCACTGTCCACCACAGAAAATGTGAACAAGTTGTGACTATTGATAAGGCGGTGGCTGGGATTAAAGAATCCGAAAAAGCAAGAAACCTGATGACGAAATTAACAGAAACGAGTAACACATTGGGCAAAGTTCTTCAGAACCTAAAGACTAATaaggaaaattttgaaaatggcaCAGAAACAGTTCTTCAAGAAATCCTAACTTTGCGAGAAAaagtttgtaaacatttaaatgcACTAGAGCAGAAACTTCGGGATGAGGCCAACAGTGGAAGGAAAGAAAATGTAATTAAGCTTGATGAAGAAATGACATATTTCTccagccaaaaaaatacaattgataATTGGAAGACTTTATTCGAAGCTTGTTTATCTCAAGGTTCAGAAATACAATGTCTGGTCAAGATGGATGAGATTCTAAATAACCTTTCTCAAACTGAAAAAGACATTTCTAAACTTTTACAAGAAATAAGGGCTATATCCGTAAAGTTTGAACATAAAGATATCATTTCAGACATTACCTCTCTCGGCAGTTTGATTTTTGATGAGCAACGGCATTCTGCATATAATATTCCCGGAAGGAAGATAGCAAATTTCCATACAGGAAAAATCAGAGTCGCGTTCACAATTGATGTGACAATATCTGCGgtaagtgggatattccttaaTAATGATATCATTTTGACACATTATTGTCAAAAAAAGATCGTATATTACGACAACAAAGGGCAGCAACAAGAACAGCTACAAGTTCCTCACAATTTAACAGACATAACAAAAGTGGATGGTCAAACTGTTGCCGTgtcttcaaatgaaaataagataGTTGTTATTAACGTTAAACCGCTGTGTATCTCTAAGATATTAAATATAAGCAACCCTGTGTGGGGTATTTCGTTCTGTGAAAACGAATATGTTACTGCTAATGGTCAATTAATTTCTTGGTTAAATGCTGAAAATGGTACAGTAGTTAGAAGTCAACAAACCACAGTAGACACTAGACATGTTTATTGCTACACGAAAAATGACTACATCTACTGGGATAGCGGAAATTCTATTAAAAGAGAGAGCAATGAAGGAAAAGGCTTTACGTACAACCATAGTCTATTGCAACGCCCCTATTTTCAAGACGTAGATAGCGACGGAAACATTTATACAACCGGGTATGGTTCTAGAAACATTCACCAGTTAACATCTACTGGAAAACTCGTGCGGATCATTCCCATATCGGATATAGATAACACCATCACAGCTAGTCCGTGGGTAATACGGTTCCAGCCAAACAGTAACAGATTTCTATTAACATTTGATGGTAGTGCTTCCAAAGTCCTTGTGTGTGAAATTGATTAG
- the LOC134691576 gene encoding uncharacterized protein LOC134691576, which translates to MAMSVETKGEKVKEDVDDLLICTICLDTFKEPKYLPCLHTFCKSCINTYIVSTVTGNNPNGFKCPVCRQPVPIHDNDDNSENWANNLPGNHFILSLIDRKAIQKSEKLCDTCKLENISQKAHSFCVVCDEAYCESCQRCHKLYKATRTHTIVPITDIITDTTISGIYAHVICKEHPDKTIEVYCQDHSKPCCTVCATVHHRKCEKVVTIDKAVTGIKASEKAKNLLTTLTEMSYTLGKVLQNQKTNKKDFENGIETVLQEITTLREKVCKYLNELEQKLRDEANCRRKEKIIKLDDETTHLSSLKNTVDNWKSLFEACLSQGSEIQCLVKMEEILNNLPQTENNISKLLREIRAIPVEFEQKDIISDITSLGSLIFDEQRPSACSIPRMKITNFHTGKIRIVFTIDVTINAVSGIFFNDDIILTHHTQKKIVYYDNKGKQLEQLGIPYNVTDIVKLNDQTVAVSSNEKKIVLINVKPLTFVKTLNISNPVWGISICENEYVTANSRTISWLNIDNGTVIRSQPTTADTIHVYFYKKNDYIYWDSKHSIKRESNDEKVFTYNHSLLQRPYFQDVDSDGNIYTTGYGSKNIHQLTSTGQLVRIIPISDIDNTNKGYPWVIRFKPNSNRFLLTFNSGATKVLVCEID; encoded by the coding sequence ATGGCGATGTCGGTTGAGACGAAAGGAGAAAAAGTGAAAGAAGATGTTGATGATCTACTAATTTGTACAATTTGTTTGGACACCTTCAAAGAACCTAAGTATCTGCCGTGTTTGCATACGTTTTGTAAGTCGTgtattaatacatatattgtttcAACCGTGACAGGAAACAATCCAAATGGATTCAAATGTCCCGTATGTCGTCAACCTGTGCCAATTCATGACAATGATGATAATTCGGAAAATTGGGCCAATAATTTACCCGGAAACCATTTTATTCTATCACTTATTGATAGAAAGGCAATCCAAAAGTCGGAAAAACTTTGCGATACTTGTAAACTAGAGAATATTTCTCAGAAGGCACACTCATTCTGCGTTGTGTGTGATGAAGCTTACTGTGAATCATGTCAAAGATGTCATAAGCTTTACAAAGCAACAAGAACTCACACAATAGTTCCCATCACAGATATTATAACAGACACCACCATTTCCGGTATATATGCGCATGTCATTTGTAAAGAACATCCCGACAAGACGATAGAAGTTTACTGTCAGGATCATTCAAAACCTTGTTGTACAGTTTGTGCAACTGTCCACCACAGAAAATGTGAAAAGGTTGTCACTATCGATAAAGCGGTGACCGGGATAAAAGCATCCGAAAAAGCAAAAAACCTGTTGACAACATTAACAGAAATGAGTTACACATTAGGTAAAGTTCTTCAGAACCAAAAGACTAataagaaagattttgaaaatggcATAGAAACAGTTCTTCAAGAAATCACAACTTTACGAGAAAAagtttgtaaatatttgaatgaaCTCGAACAAAAACTTCGGGACGAGGCCAACTGTAgaaggaaagaaaaaataattaagcttGATGACGAAACAACACATTTGTCCAGCCTAAAGAATACAGTTGATAACTGGAAGAGTTTATTCGAAGCTTGTTTATCTCAAGGATCAGAAATACAATGTCTGGTCAAGATGGAGGAGATTCTAAACAATCTGCCTCAAACTGAAAATAACATTTCTAAACTTCTACGTGAAATAAGGGCCATACCCGTAGAGTTTGAACAGAAAGATATCATTTCAGACATAACCTCTCTCGGGAGTTTGATTTTTGATGAGCAACGGCCTTCTGCATGTTCTATTCCcagaatgaaaataacaaatttccaCACAGGAAAAATCCGAATAGTTTTCACTATTGATGTAACAATAAATGCTGTTAGTGGGATATTCTTTAATGATGATATCATTTTGACTCATCATACTCAAAAAAAGATCGTGTATTACGACAACAAAGGGAAGCAACTAGAACAGTTAGGTATTCCGTACAATGTAACAGACATAGTTAAACTGAATGACCAAACAGTCGCCGTGTCTTCAAATGAAAAGAAGATAGTACTTATTAACGTTAAACCGCTGACTTTCGTGaaaactttaaatatcagcAATCCTGTGTGGGGTATTTCAATCTGTGAAAATGAATATGTTACTGCTAATAGTAGAACAATATCTTGGTTAAACATTGATAATGGTACAGTGATTAGAAGTCAACCAACAACAGCAGACACAATACATGTTTATTTCTACAAGAAAAATGATTACATCTACTGGGATAGCAAACATTCTATTAAAAGGGAGAGCAATGATGAAAAAGTCTTTACGTACAACCATAGTCTATTGCAACGCCCCTATTTTCAGGACGTAGATAGCGACGGGAACATTTATACAACCGGATATGGTTCTAAAAACATACATCAGTTAACATCTACTGGACAACTCGTACGAATTATTCCCATATCAGATATAGATAATACCAACAAGGGTTATCCATGGGTAATACGGTTCAAGCCAAACAGTAACAGATTTCTATTAACATTTAACAGTGGTGCTACTAAAGTCCTTGTGTGTGAAATTGATTAG